One region of Drosophila teissieri strain GT53w chromosome 2L, Prin_Dtei_1.1, whole genome shotgun sequence genomic DNA includes:
- the LOC122626092 gene encoding uncharacterized protein LOC122626092 yields the protein MKVQRVFFVQALSFFAWSQTYASGPVYQTVCRRTGGTITCYQDNTWSYNERTRKCYRVHKNEEPCGFFDGEKGCKDFCLKHTW from the exons ATGAAGGTCCAAAGGGTTTTCTTTGTACAGGCTCTGTCATTCTTTGCATGGAGCCAAACTTACGCTTCAGGTCCAGTTTATCAGA cTGTTTGCAGGCGAACGGGCGGTACAATAACTTGTTATCAAGACAACACTTGGAGCTACAACGAGCGTACTCGTAAATGCTATCGTGTTCACAAGAATGAGGAGCCATGTGGCTTTTTCGATGGCGAAAAGGGATGCAAGGACTTTTGCTTAAAGCACACTTGGTAA
- the LOC122626090 gene encoding uncharacterized protein LOC122626090, with amino-acid sequence MKFFILLLFLLVCHGNKEDEENIIAELCFKPGSGPPCQKMKTYYWDQKKNQCVISRYLMQPCGFFHVMDTCEKICAKESWTISQLELYVRKLP; translated from the exons ATGAAGTTCTTCATTTTGCTGTTATTCCTATTGGTCTGTCATGGGAACAAGGAAGATGAGGAAAACATAATAGCCG AGTTGTGCTTCAAGCCAGGTTCTGGACCCCCTTgccagaaaatgaaaacatattaTTGGGACCAGAAAAAGAATCAATGTGTGATCTCCCGATATTTAATGCAGCCTTGTGGATTCTTTCACGTGATGGACACGTGCGAAAAAATATGCGCCAAGGAATCGTGGACAATATCCCAATTGGAGTTATATGTTCGAAAGTTGCCTTAA
- the LOC122626091 gene encoding uncharacterized protein LOC122626091: protein MYTLNILYVLLFNTMFKDVVSIRTTLCRRHKAENPCVEENTWVFDQNARTCNPVTPEKEPCGHFISEKACKEVCLQKKITKFWNEHIWKR from the exons ATGTATAccttaaatatattgtatgtaCTGCTCTTCAATACGATGTTTAAGGATGTCGTCTCAATCAGAACCA CGCTTTGCAGGCGGCATAAAGCAGAAAACCCCTGCGTCGAGGAAAATACTTGGGTATTCGACCAAAATGCTCGCACTTGTAATCCTGTGACTCCTGAAAAGGAACCCTGCGGGCACTTTATTAGCGAAAAGGCTTGCAAAGAGGTCTgcctacaaaaaaaaataacaaagtttTGGAATGAACACATATGGAAAAGATAA